Proteins encoded in a region of the Shewanella polaris genome:
- a CDS encoding FAD-dependent oxidoreductase: MSNDFQFIEVGRVDPIKLKAKKRATQFIEIYQPFTQPEVKEQADRCLDCGNPYCEWKCPLHNYIPNWLKLAEQGRIMEAADLVHETNTLPEICGRVCPQDRLCEGACTLNDDFGAVTIGNVEKYITDTAISQGWRPNMTQVTPRKERVAIIGAGPAGLGCADILARNGVQAVVFDKYPQIGGLLTYGIPSFKLDKEVMATRRSVLEGMGIQFKMGVTVGKDISFQSLLDEYDSVFLGMGTYTAMKAKLPNEEAQGVIQALPYLIGNTHHIMGTHDDATPYLSLEGKDVVVLGGGDTAMDCLRTAVRQGAKSVTCAYRRDEANMPGSRREVQNAKEEGVNFLFNRQPVAIKSENGQVVGIECVETQMGEADASGRQRAEIIPGSEQVLATDALIIAFGFQASPAAWFSDFGIETNEWGLVKANKAADNPFQTTNPKVFAGGDMVRGSDLVVTAIAEGRDAALGILNYFD; the protein is encoded by the coding sequence ATGAGCAATGACTTTCAGTTTATCGAAGTCGGTCGAGTAGACCCTATAAAACTTAAAGCAAAAAAACGTGCCACACAATTTATTGAAATTTATCAGCCATTTACACAACCTGAAGTCAAAGAGCAAGCCGACCGCTGCCTTGACTGTGGAAACCCGTATTGCGAATGGAAATGCCCACTGCATAACTACATTCCAAACTGGTTAAAGTTGGCTGAGCAAGGCCGCATTATGGAAGCCGCAGACTTGGTACACGAAACCAATACTCTGCCAGAAATTTGTGGTCGAGTGTGTCCACAAGATCGTTTGTGCGAAGGCGCTTGTACCTTAAACGACGATTTTGGTGCTGTTACCATTGGTAATGTTGAAAAATACATTACTGATACTGCTATCTCGCAAGGTTGGCGCCCAAACATGACTCAAGTGACGCCGCGTAAAGAACGTGTAGCCATTATTGGCGCGGGACCCGCGGGTCTTGGTTGTGCTGATATTCTGGCTCGCAATGGCGTTCAAGCAGTCGTGTTTGATAAATATCCTCAGATTGGTGGCTTGCTAACATATGGTATTCCTTCATTTAAGCTGGATAAAGAGGTCATGGCCACTCGACGCTCAGTGCTTGAAGGTATGGGCATTCAATTTAAAATGGGTGTCACAGTCGGTAAAGATATTAGTTTTCAGAGCCTGTTAGATGAATATGATTCGGTATTCCTTGGCATGGGCACATACACTGCCATGAAAGCAAAACTACCTAATGAAGAAGCTCAAGGCGTCATTCAAGCGCTGCCGTATCTTATTGGTAATACCCATCACATTATGGGCACTCATGACGATGCAACACCGTATTTAAGCCTTGAAGGTAAAGATGTGGTGGTATTAGGAGGCGGAGATACCGCGATGGATTGTTTACGCACTGCTGTACGTCAAGGAGCTAAAAGCGTGACATGTGCTTATCGTCGTGATGAAGCCAACATGCCAGGTTCGCGTCGTGAAGTACAAAATGCCAAAGAAGAAGGCGTTAATTTCTTATTTAATCGTCAACCTGTGGCGATTAAATCTGAAAATGGCCAAGTGGTCGGTATTGAATGTGTTGAAACCCAAATGGGAGAAGCTGATGCCAGTGGACGTCAACGCGCCGAAATCATTCCTGGTAGTGAGCAAGTATTAGCAACCGATGCGCTAATTATAGCCTTTGGTTTCCAAGCCAGCCCTGCTGCTTGGTTTAGTGATTTTGGCATCGAAACCAATGAATGGGGATTAGTTAAGGCTAATAAAGCTGCTGATAACCCTTTCCAAACCACTAATCCAAAAGTGTTTGCCGGTGGTGATATGGTGCGAGGATCTGACTTAGTTGTCACTGCAATAGCAGAAGGTCGAGATGCAGCGTTAGGCATTTTGAACTACTTTGATTAA
- the gltB gene encoding glutamate synthase large subunit, protein MSLYHPSFERDNCGFGLIAQMDGDASHRIVRTAIHGLDRMKHRGGIAADGRTGDGCGLLMQMPTDFFEAIAAENDWHLSRKFAVGMLFLSQDEQRADEAKFILEKELQRETLSVAGWRKVPINPDVLGEVGRKSLPQIYQVLINAPVGWREKDLERRLYMARRRLEQQITDDKDFYVASLSGQVIVYKGLMMPADLPSFYTDLADIRLKSAICLFHQRFSTNTSPKWPLAQPFRYLAHNGEINTITGNRQWARARAYKFNSPLLPDLQQAAPFVNETGSDSSSLDNMLEMLLSGGMDLYRAMRLLIPPAWQSNPEMDDELKAFYDFNSMHMEPWDGPAGIVMTNGRHAACAVDRNGLRPSRYVITKDRILTLASEVGIWDYAADEVIEKGRVGPGELLVLDTLNGRLYHSFEIDNDLKRRHPYKEWMAKNSQTLIPAEQMAPAKLGSSGFDSKTLLQYQKQFGFTREELEQVIWVLASKGEEAIGSMGDDTPMAVLSKKSRSLYDYFRQKFAQVTNPPIDPLREKHVMSLATCVGREQNLFSETTGNAYRVMFNSPILLFSDFNQLLGLDSTNYRANTVDLNYDANETLEQAIRRITDEAERLARSGTTLLVLSDRAVAKNAQVIPAAMAVGSVQTRLVDKSLRCDTNIIVETASARDPHHFAVLIGFGATAIYPYLAYESISAMAKLHHVEDVTSLLLNFRYGIEKGLRKIMSKMGISTVGSYRCSQQFEAVGLASDVIELCFKGVISRIEGASFTHIAEDQKTLHTAAYRAHLPLPQGGLLKYVEGGEYHAFNPDVVNTLQASLKDKNYAEYKKFTHLVDDRPVATLRDLIGVKGQLDAVELDTVETAEKLYSRFDSAAMSIGALSPEAHEALAVAMNRLGGRSNSGEGGEDANRFNSERNSAIKQIASGRFGVTAHYLVNADVLQIKVAQGAKPGEGGQLPGHKVSVEIAGLRHSRPGVTLISPPPHHDIYSIEDLAQLIFDLKQINPKALVSVKLVSEPGVGTIATGVAKAYADMITISGYDGGTGASPITSVKYAGSPWELGLAEVHQSLVENGLRHKIRLQVDGGLKTGTDVIKAALLGAESFGFGTVPMIALGCKYLRICHLNNCATGIATQDKNLRDNHYHGLPERVMTYFEFVAQEVREWMAALGVTQFEDLVGRSDWLYTIEGKTDKQRGLDLAPILYQPKVQPNSSLTWKETNPPSDVGQLNQTLLADCREAVETGEPFSYQYQINNTDRSVGATLSGFIATTVGVTGAKQPLTLGFSGSAGQSFGVWNSPGLELKLCGDANDYVGKGMSGGKIVIHPPIGSPFQSERSAIMGNTCLYGATGGKLFAAGQAGERFAVRNSGAIAVVEGSGDNCCEYMTSGIVVILGKTGVNFGAGMTGGFAYVFDQFGRFNRRVNTEMVDTHKVESKIHQQHLKELIETHHAETGSEHAHMILSDFENWLDCFVLIKPKNIAVADLLKIEQKSPELVVKAG, encoded by the coding sequence ATGAGCTTGTATCATCCCAGTTTTGAGCGTGACAATTGCGGGTTTGGTTTAATTGCACAAATGGATGGTGACGCTAGTCACCGCATCGTGCGTACCGCGATTCATGGTCTCGATCGAATGAAGCATCGTGGTGGTATTGCAGCTGACGGACGCACAGGTGATGGCTGTGGTCTATTAATGCAAATGCCTACAGATTTTTTTGAAGCTATTGCCGCAGAGAATGATTGGCATTTAAGCCGAAAGTTTGCTGTAGGTATGCTGTTTCTCAGCCAAGATGAACAACGCGCAGATGAAGCGAAGTTTATTTTAGAAAAAGAACTACAACGAGAAACACTGAGTGTTGCTGGCTGGCGTAAAGTACCAATTAATCCTGATGTATTGGGTGAGGTTGGCCGGAAAAGTTTGCCACAAATTTATCAAGTATTGATCAACGCGCCTGTGGGATGGCGTGAAAAAGATCTTGAACGTCGTCTATATATGGCGCGTCGACGTCTTGAGCAACAAATAACGGATGACAAGGATTTTTACGTAGCCAGCCTTTCTGGTCAAGTCATTGTCTATAAAGGCTTAATGATGCCAGCTGATCTGCCGTCATTTTATACCGACTTAGCAGACATACGTTTAAAAAGTGCCATTTGTTTATTTCATCAGCGCTTTTCAACTAACACATCACCAAAATGGCCATTAGCACAACCGTTTCGTTATCTCGCTCATAACGGTGAAATCAATACCATAACGGGTAACCGTCAATGGGCAAGAGCGCGTGCCTATAAGTTTAATTCGCCTTTGTTACCGGATTTACAACAAGCGGCACCTTTTGTTAATGAAACAGGTTCAGACTCCTCTTCTTTAGATAATATGCTCGAAATGCTGTTATCTGGCGGAATGGATTTATATCGCGCGATGCGTTTGCTTATTCCACCAGCTTGGCAATCAAATCCAGAAATGGATGATGAGTTAAAAGCCTTCTATGACTTTAACTCCATGCACATGGAGCCGTGGGACGGCCCTGCTGGCATTGTAATGACTAATGGTCGTCACGCTGCCTGTGCGGTTGATCGCAACGGCCTACGCCCTTCTCGTTACGTTATAACCAAGGATCGTATCCTCACCTTAGCGTCTGAGGTTGGTATTTGGGATTACGCCGCCGATGAAGTGATTGAAAAAGGTCGTGTTGGCCCAGGCGAACTATTGGTCTTAGACACCCTAAACGGTCGTTTGTATCATTCATTTGAAATTGATAACGACTTAAAGCGTCGTCATCCTTATAAAGAATGGATGGCTAAAAACAGCCAAACCTTAATCCCTGCAGAGCAAATGGCCCCCGCTAAACTGGGTTCAAGTGGCTTTGATAGCAAAACACTGCTGCAATATCAAAAACAATTTGGGTTTACTCGAGAAGAGTTAGAGCAAGTTATTTGGGTGCTGGCCAGCAAAGGTGAAGAAGCTATCGGTTCAATGGGTGATGACACGCCTATGGCGGTATTGTCGAAAAAGTCCCGTTCATTGTATGACTACTTCCGTCAAAAATTTGCTCAGGTGACCAACCCGCCAATTGACCCATTACGTGAAAAACACGTAATGTCATTGGCCACTTGTGTCGGTCGCGAACAAAATCTGTTTAGCGAAACCACAGGTAACGCTTATCGTGTAATGTTTAATTCGCCCATTTTATTATTCAGTGATTTTAACCAGTTACTAGGATTAGATAGTACTAACTATCGCGCCAATACGGTTGATTTAAACTATGATGCCAACGAAACTTTAGAGCAGGCTATACGTCGTATTACCGATGAAGCTGAACGCTTAGCGCGAAGTGGCACGACATTGTTAGTATTGTCAGACCGAGCCGTAGCGAAGAATGCTCAAGTTATCCCCGCTGCGATGGCGGTAGGCTCAGTACAAACTCGTTTAGTGGATAAAAGTTTACGCTGCGACACCAACATTATTGTTGAAACTGCATCGGCACGCGATCCCCATCATTTTGCGGTGTTAATCGGATTTGGTGCTACTGCTATCTACCCTTACCTTGCTTATGAATCTATTTCTGCGATGGCAAAACTGCATCACGTTGAAGATGTGACCTCATTATTGCTTAACTTCCGTTATGGCATTGAAAAAGGTCTACGTAAAATCATGTCAAAAATGGGTATCAGTACTGTCGGTTCATACCGTTGTAGCCAACAATTTGAAGCGGTAGGATTAGCCAGTGATGTGATTGAATTATGCTTTAAGGGCGTGATAAGTCGTATTGAAGGCGCCAGCTTTACGCATATCGCTGAAGATCAGAAAACACTTCATACTGCTGCGTATCGCGCTCATTTACCCTTGCCTCAAGGTGGATTATTGAAATATGTTGAAGGTGGGGAATATCACGCCTTTAACCCAGATGTGGTCAACACACTTCAAGCATCACTCAAAGATAAGAACTACGCTGAGTATAAAAAGTTTACTCACTTAGTAGATGATCGCCCAGTGGCCACGTTACGCGATTTAATTGGCGTCAAAGGTCAGCTTGATGCTGTTGAGTTAGACACAGTCGAAACCGCTGAAAAGCTCTACTCTCGCTTTGACAGCGCAGCCATGAGTATTGGCGCATTAAGCCCTGAAGCACATGAAGCCTTAGCGGTTGCAATGAATCGTCTTGGTGGTCGCTCAAACTCTGGTGAAGGCGGTGAAGATGCCAATCGTTTCAATAGCGAGCGTAATTCTGCTATTAAACAAATTGCATCCGGCCGATTTGGTGTAACTGCACACTATTTAGTTAACGCCGATGTACTACAAATTAAAGTGGCTCAAGGTGCTAAACCAGGCGAAGGTGGTCAATTACCTGGTCATAAAGTCAGTGTTGAGATTGCCGGTTTACGCCATTCTCGTCCTGGTGTTACGTTAATTTCACCACCACCGCACCATGATATTTATTCAATTGAAGATTTAGCTCAGCTTATTTTTGATTTAAAACAAATCAATCCAAAAGCATTAGTGTCAGTCAAACTGGTATCAGAACCTGGAGTTGGCACCATTGCAACGGGTGTGGCTAAAGCTTATGCCGATATGATCACTATTTCTGGTTACGATGGTGGCACCGGTGCTAGCCCGATAACCTCAGTAAAATACGCAGGTTCTCCATGGGAACTTGGCTTAGCAGAAGTGCATCAGTCGCTAGTAGAAAATGGCTTACGTCATAAAATTCGCCTGCAAGTGGACGGTGGCTTAAAAACTGGTACTGATGTCATTAAGGCAGCACTGCTTGGCGCCGAAAGTTTTGGTTTTGGTACTGTGCCAATGATTGCATTAGGATGTAAATACTTACGTATTTGCCATCTAAACAACTGTGCAACGGGTATCGCAACCCAAGACAAAAATTTACGTGACAATCATTATCATGGCTTACCTGAGCGAGTAATGACTTACTTTGAGTTTGTTGCTCAAGAAGTGCGTGAATGGATGGCAGCTTTAGGCGTAACTCAGTTCGAAGACTTAGTCGGACGAAGTGATTGGCTATATACTATTGAGGGTAAAACTGACAAGCAACGTGGTTTAGATTTAGCGCCAATTTTATACCAACCTAAAGTTCAACCAAACTCGTCACTAACTTGGAAAGAAACTAATCCACCATCTGATGTTGGTCAATTGAACCAAACCCTATTAGCTGATTGTCGTGAAGCAGTTGAAACAGGTGAACCGTTTTCCTATCAATATCAAATTAATAATACTGATCGCTCGGTAGGCGCGACATTGTCAGGCTTTATTGCTACGACAGTGGGTGTGACTGGTGCAAAACAGCCGTTAACCCTTGGCTTTAGTGGCAGTGCAGGTCAGAGTTTTGGCGTGTGGAACAGCCCGGGCCTTGAGCTTAAGCTATGCGGTGATGCCAATGACTATGTAGGTAAAGGCATGTCTGGCGGTAAAATCGTTATTCACCCACCTATTGGCAGCCCTTTCCAAAGTGAACGCAGTGCCATTATGGGTAATACCTGTTTATACGGTGCAACTGGCGGCAAGTTGTTTGCAGCGGGTCAAGCTGGCGAGCGTTTCGCCGTGCGTAACTCTGGTGCCATCGCGGTTGTAGAAGGCAGTGGCGATAATTGCTGTGAATACATGACAAGCGGGATCGTGGTAATCCTAGGTAAAACAGGAGTCAACTTCGGTGCAGGCATGACAGGCGGATTTGCTTATGTGTTTGACCAATTTGGTCGCTTTAATCGTCGAGTTAATACCGAAATGGTTGATACTCATAAAGTAGAATCAAAAATCCACCAACAACACTTAAAAGAATTAATTGAAACGCATCATGCTGAAACTGGCAGTGAACATGCCCACATGATTTTAAGTGATTTTGAAAACTGGTTGGATTGTTTTGTATTAATTAAACCAAAGAATATTGCCGTTGCTGACCTGCTTAAAATTGAGCAGAAGAGTCCGGAATTAGTTGTAAAGGCAGGGTAA
- a CDS encoding TIGR01212 family radical SAM protein (This family includes YhcC from E. coli K-12, an uncharacterized radical SAM protein.): MGLDDYVNTFGAHCKRLYGQRIKKLTIDAQFTCPNRDGTLGVGGCTFCNVASFSGQQDSVQPIAMQLSEGKIRANSSKKQTIPIDVAPTPIAKYIAYFQAYTSTYDEYKVLKRKYDQALEDADIVGLHIGTRPDCVPNEVLDLLVEYQQRGIEVWLELGLQTSNDHTLKRINRGHQLAEYRQTVKNARARGIKVCTHLILGLPGETSVDYFNSLQTVLGIGVDGLKLHPLHIVDGSIMAKQWRYNPMPLMSLEEYASEAAKLIRHTPKEIIFHRVTAYAKKPMLLAPDWCAFRWDGLVAIVNELRDFGGQGSALALSQSKIA; this comes from the coding sequence TTGGGTTTAGACGATTACGTTAATACGTTTGGTGCGCATTGCAAACGTTTATATGGTCAACGGATTAAAAAATTAACCATAGATGCCCAATTTACCTGCCCGAATCGTGATGGCACGTTAGGAGTAGGCGGTTGTACCTTTTGTAATGTGGCCTCTTTTAGTGGACAACAAGACAGTGTTCAGCCTATTGCAATGCAATTAAGCGAAGGAAAAATTCGTGCGAATTCATCCAAAAAACAAACCATACCCATAGACGTGGCCCCTACTCCAATTGCAAAGTATATTGCTTATTTTCAAGCATATACCAGTACTTACGACGAATATAAAGTCCTTAAGAGAAAGTACGACCAAGCTCTTGAAGATGCTGATATTGTTGGACTTCATATAGGCACTCGTCCTGACTGTGTGCCTAATGAAGTACTTGACTTACTGGTTGAATATCAACAAAGAGGCATTGAAGTGTGGCTAGAGCTGGGTTTGCAAACGTCCAATGATCACACGTTAAAGCGGATTAATCGTGGACACCAACTGGCAGAATATCGTCAGACAGTTAAAAATGCCCGTGCGCGAGGGATTAAAGTGTGTACTCATTTGATATTAGGCCTTCCAGGTGAGACTTCTGTTGACTACTTTAATAGTTTACAAACGGTATTGGGCATAGGGGTAGATGGATTGAAACTACATCCTTTACATATTGTTGACGGCAGTATTATGGCAAAGCAATGGCGATATAATCCTATGCCATTGATGAGTCTAGAAGAGTATGCATCAGAGGCCGCTAAACTCATTCGCCATACCCCAAAAGAGATTATCTTTCATCGTGTGACCGCTTATGCCAAAAAGCCAATGTTGCTTGCGCCAGATTGGTGTGCTTTTCGTTGGGATGGTCTTGTTGCTATTGTTAATGAGTTGCGTGATTTTGGTGGACAAGGTAGTGCGTTGGCATTAAGTCAAAGCAAAATTGCTTAA
- a CDS encoding Hpt domain-containing protein has translation MVTSQLDSILDLNTLEQYISAIGAGTLLKSVVLFEQLMPEYISSLVKAGDANDKETLCAEAHKFKGAAGSVGLKRIQQFSQLLQHGEEARWENEHKVWLAEIVEYAAQDLQQLKAYLEARV, from the coding sequence ATGGTCACATCGCAGTTAGACTCAATATTGGATCTCAATACCCTTGAGCAATATATCAGTGCCATAGGTGCTGGGACGTTATTAAAAAGCGTAGTGTTATTCGAGCAGCTAATGCCTGAATATATCAGTAGCTTAGTCAAAGCTGGTGATGCGAATGATAAAGAAACCTTATGTGCAGAAGCTCATAAATTTAAAGGTGCTGCAGGATCTGTGGGCCTAAAACGCATTCAGCAATTTTCACAGTTATTACAACACGGTGAAGAAGCTCGATGGGAAAACGAGCATAAAGTATGGCTTGCTGAAATTGTTGAATATGCCGCACAGGATTTACAACAATTGAAAGCTTACTTAGAAGCGAGAGTTTAA
- the oxyR gene encoding hydrogen peroxide-inducible genes transcriptional activator OxyR, producing MKNLPSLKNLYYLVNLHQEQNFNRAAKMCFVSQSTLSSGIQNLEEQLGYQLIERDHKSFMFTAIGEEVVERARNILTDVDDLVELVKNQGEPMTGEIRLGCIPTIAPFLLSRVVKLCQQDYPKLSLLLKEDTTERLLDALAKGELDLLILALPVDTSGFHSMKVGIDPFKMVMHKELSESIVQPIDYQKMPDESIFLLQAEHCITGHAITACQLGDSAKVNPFAATSLHTLVQMVNSRLGTTFLPQMAIDTGILHDTDLVAIDPPGEAPYRDIGLVWRQTTSRISTFRTLGTAIQTKLLTQTLAK from the coding sequence ATGAAAAACCTTCCAAGCCTCAAAAACCTATACTATTTGGTTAATTTACATCAGGAGCAAAATTTCAATCGCGCCGCCAAGATGTGCTTTGTTAGCCAATCAACCCTTTCGAGCGGGATTCAAAATCTTGAAGAACAATTGGGTTATCAATTAATTGAACGTGACCATAAGTCGTTTATGTTTACGGCAATTGGTGAAGAAGTGGTCGAACGCGCTCGCAATATTCTGACGGACGTTGATGATTTAGTCGAATTGGTGAAAAACCAAGGCGAGCCGATGACAGGTGAAATTCGTTTAGGCTGTATTCCAACGATTGCGCCTTTTTTGCTTAGCCGTGTGGTCAAGTTATGCCAACAAGATTATCCCAAACTGAGTTTGTTATTAAAAGAAGATACGACTGAGCGGCTGTTGGATGCATTAGCGAAAGGAGAGTTAGACTTATTGATCTTAGCTTTGCCTGTTGATACAAGCGGTTTTCACAGTATGAAAGTGGGTATTGATCCATTTAAAATGGTTATGCATAAAGAGTTATCAGAGAGTATTGTTCAACCCATTGATTATCAGAAAATGCCTGATGAAAGTATTTTTTTACTTCAAGCTGAACACTGTATTACTGGGCATGCAATTACTGCGTGTCAACTCGGTGATAGTGCCAAAGTGAATCCGTTTGCCGCAACAAGCTTGCATACCTTAGTACAAATGGTAAACAGTAGACTGGGTACTACCTTTTTACCACAAATGGCAATTGACACTGGGATTTTACACGACACCGATTTGGTTGCTATAGACCCACCTGGTGAAGCGCCTTACCGTGATATTGGTTTAGTATGGCGTCAAACTACCAGTCGTATTTCGACTTTCAGAACGTTAGGTACAGCGATTCAAACAAAACTATTAACTCAGACGTTAGCTAAATAA
- a CDS encoding adenylate/guanylate cyclase domain-containing protein has product MASFVFFRYSQSSQLPEWAIGNGDLAMLAVFMGVIFGSLHWMSNLIADFSAISRLPYLFSVVFKGLFLLLGATTLAYVTQFLNMWAIDNHMVTLRQMLTVEIIYSPSFQALVVYLVVVRVSLAFIEQMSLLVGPKVLLNIGLGKYHKPRYEQQLFLFIDMVSSTAHAETLGDYRFSRLIQDSFSMLADTVTDNEAEIYRYMGDAVLIHWPLEQGIKHDRCLNIYFEFCQQLQWQRQYFEQQYGFVPKFKAAAHCGRVVAAVVGVHKQEISFFSDVINTLARLQDQCNPLGQRMLLSGDVVHRLEQQNSQYELTDLGPIILKGKQHPTEVYGVAPIKPAH; this is encoded by the coding sequence ATGGCTTCTTTCGTTTTTTTTCGTTACTCACAATCATCACAACTGCCAGAATGGGCAATTGGTAATGGCGATTTAGCCATGCTAGCCGTATTTATGGGAGTCATTTTTGGTAGCTTGCATTGGATGTCAAATCTGATTGCTGATTTCAGTGCCATCAGCCGCTTACCCTACCTTTTCTCCGTTGTGTTTAAAGGGTTGTTCTTGTTACTCGGGGCAACAACATTGGCGTACGTGACGCAATTTTTAAACATGTGGGCCATTGATAACCACATGGTCACATTACGACAAATGCTCACTGTTGAAATTATTTACAGTCCATCATTCCAAGCATTAGTGGTTTACCTCGTTGTGGTTCGAGTCAGTTTGGCATTTATTGAACAAATGTCGCTATTAGTAGGGCCTAAAGTATTACTCAACATTGGTCTTGGTAAATACCATAAACCACGTTACGAGCAACAGTTGTTTTTGTTTATTGATATGGTGTCATCAACAGCACATGCTGAAACGTTAGGCGATTATCGCTTTAGCCGTTTAATCCAAGATAGCTTTAGTATGCTGGCGGACACGGTGACAGATAACGAAGCCGAAATTTATCGGTATATGGGCGATGCGGTATTAATCCACTGGCCATTAGAACAAGGTATTAAACACGATCGTTGCTTAAATATTTATTTTGAGTTTTGTCAGCAACTGCAGTGGCAAAGACAGTATTTTGAACAACAATATGGTTTTGTGCCAAAATTTAAAGCAGCAGCTCATTGTGGTCGAGTGGTAGCTGCGGTAGTGGGAGTTCATAAACAAGAAATTAGTTTCTTTAGTGATGTCATCAATACGTTGGCAAGGCTCCAAGACCAATGTAATCCCCTCGGACAAAGAATGCTGTTATCTGGTGATGTTGTTCATCGATTAGAACAGCAAAACAGTCAATACGAGCTAACAGATTTAGGCCCTATTATCCTTAAAGGTAAGCAACACCCTACTGAAGTCTATGGTGTTGCTCCGATTAAACCTGCTCACTAA
- the mutH gene encoding DNA mismatch repair endonuclease MutH, which produces MAKSSPLSLNELMERAHNMAGIRLADIASDNNIMVPTDLRRDKGWIGQLIESELGALAGSKPEQDFLHLGVELKTIPIDHKGKPLETTYVTVAPLINIQGMTWENSVVYHKLQRVLWVPVEGERSIPVGERRVGTPILWQPTAQQAKQLQQDWEEIMELIALGQVDKITARQGEVLQLRPKAANSKVLTESISEDGSIQLSNPRGFYLKIDFTQQILTNEFS; this is translated from the coding sequence ATGGCAAAATCATCGCCCTTAAGTCTCAACGAGTTAATGGAACGAGCCCACAATATGGCAGGTATTCGTTTAGCTGACATTGCTTCCGATAATAACATCATGGTCCCTACTGACTTACGGCGTGATAAAGGTTGGATCGGGCAATTGATCGAATCTGAATTAGGAGCACTTGCAGGATCAAAACCTGAGCAAGACTTTCTACATTTGGGTGTTGAGCTCAAAACAATTCCTATTGACCACAAAGGCAAGCCACTCGAAACAACTTATGTCACAGTCGCACCACTGATAAACATTCAAGGTATGACGTGGGAAAACAGTGTGGTTTACCACAAACTACAGCGTGTACTATGGGTGCCAGTTGAAGGAGAACGGAGTATACCAGTGGGAGAACGTCGCGTTGGCACCCCTATTTTATGGCAACCCACGGCGCAACAGGCCAAACAATTACAACAAGATTGGGAAGAAATAATGGAGCTCATTGCCCTCGGTCAGGTTGATAAAATTACCGCTCGTCAAGGTGAGGTATTGCAATTACGTCCTAAGGCGGCAAATAGTAAAGTGCTAACCGAAAGTATTTCAGAAGATGGCAGCATACAGTTATCTAATCCACGTGGTTTTTATTTAAAAATTGATTTTACTCAGCAAATTTTAACCAATGAATTTTCATAA
- the rppH gene encoding RNA pyrophosphohydrolase, with translation MIDSDGFRANVGIIICNKFGQVMWARRFGQHSWQFPQGGLDDGESAEEAMYRELYEEVGLRPEHVQILTSTRSWLRYRLPKRLVRQESKPVCIGQKQKWFLLQLKGHENSINLNSSGHPEFDDWRWVSYWYPVRQVVSFKRDVYRKVMKEFASTTLALQTREFSKKRGKQRS, from the coding sequence GTGATTGATAGCGACGGCTTTCGCGCAAATGTGGGCATCATTATCTGTAATAAATTTGGGCAGGTTATGTGGGCCAGACGTTTTGGTCAACATTCATGGCAGTTTCCACAAGGTGGGTTAGATGATGGCGAATCTGCGGAAGAAGCTATGTATCGAGAACTCTACGAAGAAGTGGGGCTTAGACCTGAGCATGTTCAGATTTTAACGTCCACACGTTCTTGGTTACGTTATCGTTTACCTAAGCGTTTGGTTCGCCAAGAAAGCAAACCTGTTTGCATTGGCCAAAAACAGAAATGGTTTTTACTACAATTAAAAGGTCACGAAAATAGCATTAACCTCAATTCGTCCGGACATCCCGAGTTTGATGATTGGCGTTGGGTGAGTTATTGGTATCCTGTTCGTCAGGTAGTGTCTTTTAAACGCGATGTATATAGAAAGGTAATGAAAGAGTTCGCATCGACGACATTAGCGCTGCAAACGCGCGAATTTAGTAAGAAACGAGGCAAACAACGGAGTTAA